In Kordiimonas sp. SCSIO 12610, the sequence CTCGTTGAAAAACCTTGCGTCACCTGACAATAGCACAATTGGTGATTTAAACTGCTGTCTTTGTGCAAGTGGCCTATAAAGTTTTGCCACAATAGAACCAGTTTTAGATGGAATTGTTATAGCAACAGGTGCTTTCCTGTTGGCTTGCCCGGCCTTTATAGTAAGCTCGGATAGTTGTGTTTGCTTATTATCAAATACGAAGTATTTATCTGAATCATTCTGTGACGAGGATCTAATGATGTAGATGTCGGCGTCCAGTGCTTTATCGACAATTCGATTATTTCTGTTTGGCAGCAGGCCATCAATCGATAGCTGAACGCTCTTATATTTTGAATCAAAATAATATGATTTGAGTATCGGGTCGCGGTAACTAACCCCAATAGGATTACGAAATATTGGATCTAACAGTACTTCGTCCACATCCCACGATCGGCTGACGTAAACATCTTCAATGATGCCTCCAGAGTCCAGGTTCAACTTATATAGAGCGACCGTTCCCCAATCTGAAAGGGTAGAAAAATACCCTGCGTTCTCACCAGAGACAAAACCTTGAAATTCAAATTTTTTAAACCACTCGGATTCTGAGATATTAGACCACTCTCCATTATTGTTTTTGAGAAGCGCTCGATAACTATTTGATTCTTTAGTGTGAAGATTTATTTCGTAACCTGTAGCCAGTCTAATATTACTATTTTCATCTGCATGCCAGTTCTGAATGCCCCGTTGATCATTTCTAACAATGTCATAAGCAGCCGTATGAACATTGATCTTTCTAATCTCATTGCGGCCGTCTTGATCACTGTCTAAACTTAATAGAATGTGATTAGGGTCATTAGGTAAAAAACTAACAAATTGGTCTTGAATCAAGGCTTCACGTTTTATCCTTTTGTAACGAGGCCCAATATTCTTTATTTTTAAATTTTTAACTAAGGATTGAATATTTAAGTCTTTTTTTCGGCCACTTTTGGATCGATTAATTCCATATAGTCTAGTAAAATAAGTGGCTGAATTCTCGCCATGTTCGATGTAAGCTGTCTCATAAACGAGCAAAATTCGAGAATCGGACGCCCAATAAAAATCTTTTAGGTTTGCGCCCGGAAAAATGGGTGAAACCTGTCGCTTATGACCCTCAACACTGCTAAAATACGCTCTAAGTTTCCCATTTTTAGACGAAATGTAACCAATGTCTTTGCCACTTGGAGAGATTTTGACATTATGAAAACTAGGTGGAGCTGCAAACAGATTCGCCGGAATTGGCATAGATGAATTATCATCTGCTGCTTCTATCCGCACTGCGAATATTATTAGGCAAATACTTGCCCATACATGTGCTAATTGTCTCATATTACCCCCCAGAGAAAATATGGTTTTTGGTTTTCTCAAACATAGAAAACTTAGTTTTCTATGAATGACATTTTTTTGCAGTTCTGTCTAATTGGTTTTGCTGTATGTGCGATATTCGCTTTCACTCAGAAATGTTGAAGAAATTCTGGCTGAAGGGGGAATAAATATCTGTCATGAAACGGTGCGACTTTGGTGGAACCGTTTAGGTCCAATCATAGCAAGCCGCCTTCGCAAAAGACGCTATTCAAAAGCACACAACTATTCAAATTGGCGCTAGCATATCGATGAAGTCTTTGTCAAAATCAATGGCCAAACACGGTATTTATGGCGCGCTGTTGACCATGAAGGTGAGATGCTGGAAGCTTATGTCATCAAAAAACGAGACAAAGCTGCGAC encodes:
- a CDS encoding S9 family peptidase; translated protein: MRQLAHVWASICLIIFAVRIEAADDNSSMPIPANLFAAPPSFHNVKISPSGKDIGYISSKNGKLRAYFSSVEGHKRQVSPIFPGANLKDFYWASDSRILLVYETAYIEHGENSATYFTRLYGINRSKSGRKKDLNIQSLVKNLKIKNIGPRYKRIKREALIQDQFVSFLPNDPNHILLSLDSDQDGRNEIRKINVHTAAYDIVRNDQRGIQNWHADENSNIRLATGYEINLHTKESNSYRALLKNNNGEWSNISESEWFKKFEFQGFVSGENAGYFSTLSDWGTVALYKLNLDSGGIIEDVYVSRSWDVDEVLLDPIFRNPIGVSYRDPILKSYYFDSKYKSVQLSIDGLLPNRNNRIVDKALDADIYIIRSSSQNDSDKYFVFDNKQTQLSELTIKAGQANRKAPVAITIPSKTGSIVAKLYRPLAQRQQFKSPIVLLSGDARFFNELNDSIEFVGHYLASLGYFVVQPQYSHTNSEHNLTANRGFRAWNQKANTHILDIVEWAKNEPIVDGDNVCVIGYSLGGYTAFMTASRKPTPFKCVVSINSVPNGLSIELDEQYARIGVQLEHNFGLNKNMGVNSLHNLSTDFLLPSLMIAAENDHMVSYKNTRAFHRRLIKQGKDSKYVQIENGGHYLATMKSRLTILNELENFLAKHIGEAKHKVEKVD